CTGTTCATTGAGAGAGAGCAGCCGATCCTCCAGCTGCAGTTCGAGTTCTTGGAGCTCCTGTCTGACTGCAGTGCGCAGCGTTTGAAGTTGATTTGCCTCCTGTCTGCAAAGACATCAGACAGACAGGTAAACTTGCCATTTAATCGCACATTAGAAGTACATACTGAAAACATAATTCTTGGTAAGGTTGCTccattttttaagaaataaaatagaaatgagTATGTTAGTGGCTTTGAAGCAGATAACCAAAACTTAGCTTAAACTGGAGACCCACAAATGTTTAAGTCAGAAAGTCTTTTAAGGAtaacatgtaaacaaaacatggTGCCTCTGTTGATGGATGTTTAATAATAATTTCTAGATGTTAATATGAATCTGGTCACTAAAACGACTTTCGTCAAAAATAGCTATGACCAAACAGGTTGTAcgatttataaatgcatttaaatgcgaTTGTCACTCCTAGAACTTTACACTGTGTACATGGCCACAAGCAAAAGACAACAAGAAAAACACATTTGTCCAACAGCTCTGTGCCTTGCTATATGGTTTGTTTATTCTCCTCACCTCTCATCCGGACTAAGATGCTGGTAGACCATAGACTGCTGTCTCATGAGAGCGAGCTCCAGATCCATCATCTGAGTCCGGAACACGTTCAGACTCCTGCGCCGCATCTGCAGCTCCTGCAGTGGACGGCGAGATGGTTGGGATAAATATAATAGGATATTACCTAAACTAATGCACAAACTAcaataccagtcaaaagtttgggcacACATACTAAatctttattattcttatttttcacactttagaataatggtaatATCGTCAAACTATAAatcaacacaaatggaagtatattAATTATTTGGTGAtggaaattttttttaaacaaataaaaacgaacttatatttattttgattattaaaagTAGCTACCCTTTGCCTATATATGTGTTatgatatattttacatatacacAAATTTCACTTTTAGAATTATTCCAGATGTGCCTgtctgtttgtgcatgtgtgtctttGCCCCTTTAATTTTCTGACTGCAAATATTTGCTCAATAATTTCCTGTCTTAACCTCATGCGACcctgcgtggacgttgtattttgactGTGTTATGTGTTgcgtataatttaaatgaataaaatcctgACTGAATacagttcacaagactctagactgtcatttaaaggttTAACTTCTGCtgcaccgagtcatgtgacacaacaacatgacattGATTTCCTTGAAGCGCTCATACAGatgcagcgccaacaaaagtgcctatGGTAAAGAAATCTCtatgttttttcattgaaacctatttggttgtaaagaggagattctctagtttcgtttgatatgctgcATTAATAAATCAGTTCATTTTTCGCACGTCAGCGCCCTGAAAacatatgtccacatatgtggaaactcATACcgcatttcctcaaaagtagaaaaactaaaacatgatcgttattttgaataactttcaactctaacacatctgtgggtcattttgcttcaCTTTAATATACAtcgatatattttattttgtaatcacTGTacaattctattcattaacattagtaattacattcctatatatttcactgtgcattttcacattgagaatacatGAGTTGATCCAAAAGCTGAaagattttgctttcagaggttttatatggacttaggatgaaaataaggttaatttcaaactgttctgagaccaatgcagacagacagcacactggaggtcaagtacTTAACTAAATAAGGAACAAGGGAGCTTCCTATAGCTTtatatgcagctaagtgcattcaatcctaaaatctgatcaacaGTTTCAGGCTGCACATGACGTTTGCACCACTCAAcatatttggcagacatgggacaatgataatcaatacatagattcagaattttataatgcaacattttattttcacatggttggctgtgattggatgatactGGACATTACTTTATATCATTAATTATTTAGTCAGCTTCACAGAAAATCagttgtaatgtctgtaacatctcaaaaacatgaaagacaaacactcctggaaacaaaaaatttgatgaaaaaaaatatgaCTTTCTATAGATCAGTGTTATTTAAACATTTCACAACGTTGtctcgctgtccacatatgtggacatatgtTTTTAGGAAAAGTATTTTCACCCTGATATCTGTTGTGAAACCAtattaataatacaggaaaattaaaaacaaaggcAATACAAATGATAATGTTGtggttattattgttttactatactaatattgtagactgtagtaaTCTTTGTTTTTGCAAAGATCCTACAGCAATATTGTAGTAATCATGACTGTTGTAGgctaaccatgttttgttttttggtggaaaAGATGGTTTTAATTCAGCATATtttatccatatagtaaccatggttttactatatattAACCATGGTAATCTTGTGGTTACTAGGGTTTTAATACAAATACTTGTAGTacaaccataataaccacaaaactaTGAGTTTTATTACCATCGTTTTCATGTTCCTGTATTATTTCTAAAGTTCTACTATGactatcaaggttaaaatatggttacgaccatggtaaatttattgcgaggacACGCAGAACTTATTGCAAGAGAACGCAAGCTatttcagataaaattaataaataaatcccgccctgtcctctaaggggctttgTCGTAATATGTCATATTCTTTTTTCCCCCATACTTTTTGATTGttcttgttttgacttgtttaCAGCTATGCATTTAAAACCATGCTCACTacattaaagttttattttacaGAAATAGACAAAGGGCGAACTCACATACAGttaaaagttatatttattttcatcagGTGCTTTATTGCTTTGTTGTCTTCTGTTTTCAGTTACATTATTTCATTACTTAAATGTCTCTTCTCTCAGCCCTTTTGACGATGTTTCTGTATGGGAGAGAAATATAACAAGGGCGAACTCACATAcagttaaaagttatttttattttcattagataaaatttattaaatatagatcattaaattgttttgtaaagaaatttgtGGGCACAATTTagcatttaagcataaacctttagATCTAAAGActtaagtgtgtccaaactttcgTCATTTCATAAGAAGCCTCTATTAAACAACGAATGCAACTCAGGGATATGAAACTGAATGAGCATGTGACTGCTTCCTCTTAAGGAATGATGTACCTCATATAGCGGTTGGATGGTGAGCGGTGTACTGATCCTGTCTGTGGGTGTGTCGTTTCCTCGCACGGACGAGCTCTGCAAACAAAACCACAGATCGGTTATGAATTATGAGTCACACATAAAAAGCGTGTCTCAACTGAGCCCTGGATAATGCGGCATGCTGATTCAGTTGATTATTTGCATTTAGGGAGGAATTCACATGAAAGCACAACACAGTTCCTTGTTCAACTTTATGCAGTTATGTCAGACACAGTGGTAAAACCAAATCTAATTACACTGACCTACACACACACCAAGAAAGAGGCAAAAATATGaccaaatttatttttatatatatatatatatattgtgtgtatatatatatatatatatatatatatatatatgtgtatatatgtatatgtatgtatgtatatatatatatatatatatacacacatatatatatatatatatatatatatatatatatatatatgtatgtatatgtatatgtatatatatatatacatatatatatatatatatacatatatatacatatatacatatatatatatatatatatatatatatatatatatatatatatatatatatatatatacatatatacacacatatatatatatatatatatatatatatatatatatatatatatatatatatatacacacatatatatataaaaaaaaatttggtcaTATTTTTGCCTCTTTCTTGGTGTGTGTGTAGGTCAGTGTAATTAGATTTGGTTTTACCACTGTGTCTGACATAACTGCATAAAGTTGAACAAGGAACTGTGTTGTGCTTTCATGTGAATTCCTCCCTAAatgcaaatatgtgtgtgtgtgtgtgtgtatatatatatatatatatgtgtatgtatgtatgtgtgtgtgtatgtatatatatatatatatatatatatatatatatatatctagcaTGGTATGAACTGTATATTATAATCCCTTGACACATTACTACAGTCACAAGGTATATCCTGTCATCCCACCCAGCCCTAGTCACAAACATTTCCTAATAAGTGCACGTTTGGCATGGCCTCATTAGTAACAGGGCTTTCCAAATGTTTAAAggacaattcacccaaaagtgaacatTATGTCAtcatctcatgttgttccaaacacatatttcCTCCATTGAACacataaaggagatgttaggcagaatgtgaaTGTTTTTTCTACGCAAtaaaagtgaacagtgactgaggctgtcatcctGCATCATCTTCTTGTGTTTCACGTAAGAAACCCATAcagtttgcaacaacatgaaatttccatttttgggtaaaatatccctttatGCTTGTTTGGACTGGAGATGCAAAAATCAAGTCTTAAAATTTGCAGTGTTTATttaagcaaattatttatttaactgctgctgtttatcacaatatgatgttttctagttttattactAAGATTTATCtagttttaatttatatttaaactttGAATGTTGTCATATTTTGTTCAATTTTACACTAAAAGATTTTTTCTGCACACAATACTGTTCTAAATCACAATATTTGTAGCACAAagcaatacatatatttttaaatacatttatgtttaaatacgtagatacatttattaaatatgatgttataaatatgaataatattataGTCtaagcatgatgttgattaccacaaagaatATTTTTGACTCGCCTctcatttataaaaaacattttttaataataatatcaagGGTAATAATCGATTTTTgctataattgtgcagccctaagtTACACTAAGgcatttataatggaagtgaatgggacaagtCATTAAAATAAACAGGTTtagaaagtatagccacaagatgtaaacattatacgtgttaacataattttagtgataATTGCTTAAAGGGTTTATTGGCATTGTGTCATCATGGCAAAAAATTTGTTATTTGATTTCACTTTACACGGATaagtttaataagccatttcatCACAGTAAAATAGTGTTAACAGGTTTAATGTACATGTCTTGAGCCTAtagttttgaaacaatgtgtattttattgtttaaggACTgccgccattcacttccattgtaagtgccttactgtaactgcatttttttgtgtggttgtcaacattatgccacaaatgctgttgattgaacttaacttgtattgaaacaggAACATTCCTTTACTTCTGTAATCAGATTGTCTTGTACTACAGGACAATATTGTCTTGTACTACTTGTTAAATGTACTATTATTTAAAAGGAGCACCTTGATTTTAGTTTAGATACATAAacttatgagtagcttgtagctgtGAAGCTACTTTGTCAAAGGATAATGGTAATATGCAAGTGTAAAGACAATTTTGACATGTCAGGTACTTTGGTGATTCTCACCTCGCTGAGGTTCTGCACTGTTCCACGAATATCATGCAGGACTCGCCTGAGCTGCATCTCTGTGCTGCCCACCACAGGGGCCAGTGCACGGGGGGTCCCAAAAGATAAAGGGTAGGAGGGAGAAGAGTAAAACGGATGACCGTAGGAGGCGCCGGGGTGATGAGGACAGTTGTTGTAGGAAAGACTGTAGGGGGAGCAGTGGGATTGTCCGAGAGGGATGTGAGGTTGGTAAGGACCGACGTGCATGTTGAACGAAGGGCCATAGGGAGTGCCCTGAGAATGGTTATAAGATGAATGGAAGGGGCCCAAAGGGTTGTAGGGTGTACTGTTCGGGTGAGCAAAATTAATGTTCTGTGGTGCCTCCTGTGATGGCATATAGGTATTGTTCTGAAGTGGTTGAGGATAGGGTGAATTTTGTAGCGGAGGGTAGCTCTGTGTTTGAGGGAAGTGATTTTGTTGGGGATTAGTTGCAAGACTTGTGGGGTAAGGTGAGTTGTAGGCAACTCTGTGGTGTGGAGACAGGAAGGGGCCATGAGGAGGATGGTGGGCAGGGCTTGTGAAATGAGGTAGGTTCGGTACACTACATGTGCTCCAAGGTCGGCCCTCCCCAAGGGGCCTCTGAGGCCAATCAGCAGGGACACTATAAAGAGAACTTGATGAGCGAGTCATATGCTGGGGTAGGTTTAGAGGATGTCCCCTTTCCACATTTGTCCCATGTCCATCTGGAGCAGAATTAAAGTGTGTAGATTGGCATCCGACACATTCGACATCATCTTCTCTAATGGAACCCACCTCTTCCTGGTTGGCACAGATCTCCTCGTCATAGCGGTACATGTACGATGGTGGAGTACAGTGCTTGACTGACCCCCTTCCGAGTTGGATGCGCAAGGAGGTGACTACACGAGCTGGGTTGACCGGAGAGGTTGGGAGAGAGCTTGATCTCCATAGAGGATTTCTCTCCAAGTTTCCTCTTTTTGTGAGCAAGTCCCTGTCCCTCACCCAGACTCGGCCAGGACGCTCCTCGCATACAGAAGATGACCTCTGCTGGGTGGTGTGGAAGGCCATCTGCTTAGTTTGAGTCGTAATGTGGCATTGTTCTTGACCAGATGAGGTATCAAGATCATGAGCAGTGTCAGCCTCAGCCAAAAACTCAGGAGCAGAAGAAAGATCTGGCCCAGATAGATGTAGATCCTCAGAGTCTGGTAGATCTGGAGGATCCCCAGACTGGGAAATGTTGCACCCATCAGCTATGGGGACAGGGGTAGAGTCTATATTTGAGATGGAATCTGTTGTAGGCTCTACAACCATGGAAGAACCCACTTCTGAAGAGTTTGTGGTGGAACTAGACTCCACTGTGGGTTCCCTATCAAAGTGTTGTTCAAGAGAAAAGAGAGGGCCATTGGGATTGTGAATTTGGAGGCTGGTGAACTCGGTTACTTCTCGATTGGCTTCACTCTGGTTTGAGGTGCATCTACTGGGCTGAGGATGGGCATCAAAGTTAGGGTATTCCAATGCTAAGGGAGTGCTGACATCGCCTGCATGTGATGTTACTGTTGTTTCACTGTCACAGCTGTCTGAGCTTTCCTGTACCTAATGAGAATTCAAGAGAGAAGTTTCACTTCCGTTACTCAAAAGAAGATTGTTCTCTAGAAaactttaaaggaatggttcacccagaaatgaaaagtcTGTCGTTTTCTCACCATCATGATGTTTCAAACCTGTAAACCTTCAAACCCTCAATGAATAACAACTATCTGTGTGTATCAAATCTGTTTTATGGCTATAGAAGACTTAAACTAATGTGGACTACCTTTTGGAGGGAAAACTTACAGTATAaatgtttgcaacaacatgagggtgagagtaaataatgacagaattattcTCTTGGTTTCACTTTTAACACCTCTGTCATTTTTTATTCTTATGCTGCCTCTGAATATCcctacttccctactatatagtgcTCCAAAAAaaagtatgccaatggagtagtacgTCAGAATACAGAGTATTTCTGAAGCTGTAAGTGAGAAATACCTGAATGAGCTACTATTTCTGGTGAGATTAAGTGCAGATTGACTGGACACTTAAAAATCCCATAATCCCTTGGGAGCAACGGCACATTCAGAACATTAGATCAAAGGAACGGCGGTGAATCACGAGTTGGACAGCTCTTCACAACTTTAAGTGCTTTATATACCAAGAACTTTGTTCACTTTcacttaaatggtgcttgtttaacaaaaccagagcaaacatttttttttgcagttgttGTTCTTATGTCTTATATTGGAGTCATGAGACAATGGGCACATTACCGGATGAAGTATGTGTGAAATAtattcatactactcgcatgcaTACATAAAAGAACGTACTGGACAAAGCTTTAGATTGAGTCCAGATGTCTatgctgaaacacacacacacacacacacacacacacacacacacacacacacacacacacacacacacacacacacacacacacacacacacacacacacacctttaggTGATTACCCGAACCGTCTGTGGATGGGTCCTCAGCAAACCCACTGCTATCAGACTGTTGGCTGGCAGTCCTCAATAACCACTCTGTATGGAGGTAAAATGAGAGCAACAAAACTGAGTTGGACTGAAAACTGAAATGACTTCGTGCCAATGCATATAATTTATGTTTATTAGTACAAGTTGCAACTTTTAAGGCTTAGACCCTTTATTTAGGCTCATTgtgataaatactgtaaatgattGCCACATACAtggatgagccaaaatattacgACCACTCACATGTAATGCGAATAACGTTAAtcttaacaaggccacatgttaatgtctgggtagattagatgtaagcgaacaatcagtttgATTTCTCAATGCTGGAGAAATGAGCTGTAGTAAAAACCAGAGGGACATTGACAagtgccaaattgttatggcctgaCGACTGGGTTAGAACATTTCTGAAACCGCAAGGCTTGAGGGGTACTCCCAATcggcagtggtgagtacctacagaCAATGGTCCGAGGAGCCGAaacaacagaaggtctactgtggctcAAGTAAAAGAAAACTTTAATGACTGTTACAGGggtgtgtcacaacacacagtataTTACACCCTAAAGCACATGGGACTGCGTAgacgcagaccagtcagagtgccaaAGATGACCCCGTCCACCGCCGAAAGCGTCTACAATGGgcatgcagaggaccaacagtatattaggtggtcataatgttttggctcatctgtgtattttTCTTCTGTTTTACTGTAATGTCAACAATCTCAGGACAAACTTCCAGGAATGTTCCGGCTTTGacacaagtaaagctcaatcgacagcatttgtgggttaatgttgattaacacaaattaCCACAGTTAAAGTACAGCATATTCAATGGAAGCAAAAAGGGCCCAAAAGGTCAAACTTTACAAATAGAAATTTGAGGCTTATATTTTTGCTAAAGTACTTTGGTAAAAGTCAATGTATACTTTAAGCTGTGAGGTTGTctaaattgttcattttaaagTGAGACTACTTTTCTAAGTGGGCGAACTTCTGATTACTAACTATTGAAATAATTACGAGTGGAAATGTCTTCATGTAAACAGTCAAAACTCTATCTTTTATCCTTGTGCACACCACGTGAAAGTAACCCAGTTTAACAGTGTTATGAGACTGACATTGAAGTTAAAAGATTGGACATAACATTACAAAGACAATAGGCTACAATAAGAGACTATCACACAAGCCTTAAGTTAACATatatgtttaagtcttgtggaaacagtgtacatttgaatgtttattgccTGGCCCTGTGTACTTCTATTATAAGTGTGTTATTATAATGatgatttttgctttaaaaaaaattaacaaattgtaatcaacattatgcaacaaatgctgtctttAGAGCTTGTACTGAACCAAACACTTTACTTTGAAGTGGGGATATGCATCCAAATGTTCATATGCAACACAAGAGGGCACACTTGACCAATATCTAAAGGAAGAGCCAATGTCTCCTGGAGCTGTTTGGGCTGGTCCATAGTACACAGCATGATAAAACACATCACAGTTCTGTTGCGTGTTTGAATTAGAAATTTACTCTGCTGTGTTCCtggaaaaagtgtttttatttctgtGGGAATAGCAATTTCTTTGAATATAACaacatgtttgttttaaatatttctaaattgcacaGCCTTTGACACAAATACAAATTCTGTATATTCTCTTCCAGTTCATGACTGATAATGGTGGTCAGTCAACACTTACCACTGCCAGTTCTGGACATGCCACAAGGCACAGGCAGTGCCTCATCCTCATTACTCTGCAACTGCAAAGAAACACCTTGATCATTGCCACGTAGTGTACACATTTTGATTATGAGGGAACACTTAGTGTACATCATCTTCCATTAAGATCCTAAATCATGCTCTAACATAGTCAGAACCATAATCCTCCAGACGATCAATGttccagcttttatttatttttagctatACATGTCATGACCCGAAGCTGTTTTTACAACCAAGCacgacatttttttttaaaagaagcttAGAGATGATTGTCAGCGTGAGAACCGTACAAGGAAAAACGGAGGCTTATTGTAGTAAGTAGGGCTACACTAatatgacaaaaacattttttgtacaTTATATCCCTTTTATTGTAAATTCATTAATATAATTCACATAAAATACTTAAATGGACAACTTCACAGAATCGAAACAGAactgtttttcacattttctatAAATTATACACAAAGTGAGCAATGCATGACTGTTTGAGTGTTCAGAGTTCTGGACTCCTGAATCCTCCCAATATAATGAAGCTGTCTAGACTGCAGAATAAATTTCCTAATTAAACCGTGTCTTCACCCTGTTAATTATAATGGAAGCACGATAGTTTTGTAGCATCGCTCTCTTGCAGTGTACAGTGCATTATTGAAGTAtttagaccccttcatttttttcacattttgttatattgcagccttatgctaaaatgcttaaatgtttttttttcttcacatcaatctacactccaataccccataatgacaaagcaaaaaaacagatttttgataacagcaaatttattaaaaagaaaaaactgaaataccaCACTGGCATAAGCATTCAGTCCTTTTGCTATGACAATTGATATTTAGCTCagatgcatcccatttctctggatcatctttgagatgtttctacagttTGACTGGACTCCTCCTATGGCAATTTCAATtgaatggacatgatttggaaaggcacacacctgtctgtatAAGGTCTCGCAGCTGAAAATGCACATCAGAGCAAAAAcgaagccatgaggtcaaaggaactgcctgcagagctcagagacaggattgtgtcgagccagagatctggggaaggctacaaaaatattttggctacattgaaggttcccaagagcacagtggcctccataattcttaaatagaagtttggaacaacaaggacacttcctagagctggctgccctgccaaactgagcaaacgggggagaagggccttggtaagcaaggtgaccaagaacccgatggtcactgtGTTCCAGAGATAATGTGCGCAGATGGGAAAAacatgcagaaggacaaccatcactgtaacacttcaccgatctgggctttatggcagagtggccagacggaagcctagCCTCAGTGTAAGACATGTGAAAAAGCACctaaaaggactctcagactgtgaaatcaagattctctggtctgatgaaaagaatatttaactgtttggcctaaGTTCCAAGCATCATGTTTGGAGGATACcatgcaccgctcatcacctgcacactaccatcccaacggtgaagcatggtagtGGTATCATCATACTGTGGGGGTgcttttcagcggcagggactgggggactggtccagagtgctcaggacctcaaactgggctgaaggttcaccttccaacaggacaatgatcctaagcaaatagccaagacaatgcaagttggcttcgggacaactctgtgaatgtccttgattgGTCGAGCCAGAGCCCggacccaatcgaacatctctggagagacctgaaaatggctgtccacagacagtccccatccaacctgacatagattgagaggatctgcagagaagaatggaagAAAGTCTCCAAATCcaagtgtgcaaagcttgtcgcatcatacccaaaaagacttgaggctgtaatcgccaatcgtgccaaaggtgcttcaactaggTACTGAGTTAAGAGTCTGAATACTTatcaaaaaagttatcaaaaatcagttttttgctttgtcattatggggtatggagtgtagattgatttgaaaaaaaaaaaataatatatataatatatatatatgtatatatata
The Xyrauchen texanus isolate HMW12.3.18 chromosome 14, RBS_HiC_50CHRs, whole genome shotgun sequence genome window above contains:
- the LOC127654940 gene encoding protein ITPRID2-like translates to MEECQSSPAIFKRRAWAESRDSWQASESQYQGTEEPLSAKPMEDKPSAATQPGPIPNKIASWLRDCRTPLGASLDEQSISPSKGPIKNGCSFEDDLSLGAEANHLQNSSKIPEANGYEMPAKTKRSQFKQKGRSMNSTGSGKSSGTVSSVSELLDLYEEDPEEILYNLGFGREEPDIASKIPSRFFNTSSGANGIDIKVYLGAQIQRMELENPNYALTSRFRQTEVLATVANVFSEIYSQVSGRPMELIGNSEIETIKPSPLKRNNSALNAAKILKRSITKQNLLASTTEVTANQPRPLQLDSEEGVNPIRDGQTDFEQKPQQKIFRKMDSFLATVTEEAQQGILEASLNGDFQGPLAKDSTLMNGHHSPLHDSEVPALEIDMLDSPVLVSISRASDESNCGLIRQSELDIVHQEAITSILDKEPSNLLPNPHIAHLLSQHRDSFEMEELQSNEDEALPVPCGMSRTGSEWLLRTASQQSDSSGFAEDPSTDGSGNHLKVQESSDSCDSETTVTSHAGDVSTPLALEYPNFDAHPQPSRCTSNQSEANREVTEFTSLQIHNPNGPLFSLEQHFDREPTVESSSTTNSSEVGSSMVVEPTTDSISNIDSTPVPIADGCNISQSGDPPDLPDSEDLHLSGPDLSSAPEFLAEADTAHDLDTSSGQEQCHITTQTKQMAFHTTQQRSSSVCEERPGRVWVRDRDLLTKRGNLERNPLWRSSSLPTSPVNPARVVTSLRIQLGRGSVKHCTPPSYMYRYDEEICANQEEVGSIREDDVECVGCQSTHFNSAPDGHGTNVERGHPLNLPQHMTRSSSSLYSVPADWPQRPLGEGRPWSTCSVPNLPHFTSPAHHPPHGPFLSPHHRVAYNSPYPTSLATNPQQNHFPQTQSYPPLQNSPYPQPLQNNTYMPSQEAPQNINFAHPNSTPYNPLGPFHSSYNHSQGTPYGPSFNMHVGPYQPHIPLGQSHCSPYSLSYNNCPHHPGASYGHPFYSSPSYPLSFGTPRALAPVVGSTEMQLRRVLHDIRGTVQNLSESSSVRGNDTPTDRISTPLTIQPLYEELQMRRRSLNVFRTQMMDLELALMRQQSMVYQHLSPDERQEANQLQTLRTAVRQELQELELQLEDRLLSLNEQMRSSSQHSSIYRYHMGMHRGHSMDSLSNSSALQAMEPVTDLLREQLYLQSELGYEAVTPSSGHSSRASSPETLNRTLESCSPSTQRGGIFRATLNLMPTVPPRPGVKVPQSVSPEMTEHSLSPHTSFDLSRDEDESFDGRISRTLEDCRATEWRSINGGNGDLKHFIQEIKESITHEIRQEILNELLAAVSTPRSPLPARKPPV